In one window of Musa acuminata AAA Group cultivar baxijiao chromosome BXJ3-2, Cavendish_Baxijiao_AAA, whole genome shotgun sequence DNA:
- the LOC103976436 gene encoding serine/threonine-protein kinase Aurora-1-like isoform X2 — MPIAAEPQQAEKSPPKVSAAERRWKVDDFDIGKPLGRGKFGHVYLAREKRSNQIVALKVLFKSQLKQSQVEHQVRREVEIQSHLRHPNILRLYGYFYDEARVYLLLEYAEKGELYKELQKCTYFSERRTATYISSLARALIYLHGKHVIHRDIKPENILIGLQGELKIADFGWSVRTFNRRQTMCGTLDYLPPEMVESAEHDANVDIWSLGILCYEFLYGVPPFEAKEHSDTYIRIVNVDLKFPSIPIVSPGAKDLINQMLVKDSSQRLPLHRLLQHPWIVQNANPSGVYSV; from the exons ATGCCGATCGCCGCCGAGCCACAGCAAGCAGAGAAG TCTCCTCCGAAGGTTTCAGCCGCGGAGAGGCGATGGAAGGTTGATGATTTTGATATCGGCAAGCCTCTCGGAAGAGGAAAGTTTGGTCATGTCTACCTGGCCAGGGAAAAGAGG AGTAACCAAATTGTGGCATTGAAAGTGCTCTTCAAGAGCCAGCTCAAACAATCTCAAGTCGAGCATCAGGTGCGGCGTGAAGTGGAGATACAGAGTCACCTCCGGCACCCAAACATACTGCGCCTATACGGTTATTTCTATGATGAG GCTCGTGTTTACTTGCTATTAGAATATGCGGAAAAAGGTGAACTTTACAAGGAATTGCAGAAGTGCACATACTTCAGTGAAAGGCGCACCGCTACT TACATTTCATCTTTAGCGCGAGCTTTGATATACCTCCATGGGAAGCATGTGATACATAGAGATATCAAGCCAGAGAATATACTGATCGGGCTTCAG GGTGAGCTGAAAATTGCGGATTTTGGGTGGTCAGTTCGCACGTTCAACCGCAGGCAGACCATGTGTGGAACACTGGATTACCTTCCACCTGAAATGG TGGAAAGTGCAGAACATGATGCTAATGTGGATATTTGGAGCTTGGGCATATTATGCTACGAGTTCCTTTATGGGGTTCCCCCATTTGAAGCAAAGGAACATTCAGATACATACATAAG GATAGTAAATGTTGATCTCAAGTTTCCCTCGATACCAATTGTTTCTCCTGGTGCAAAGGACCTTATCAACCAG ATGCTTGTCAAAGATTCATCACAACGACTTCCACTTCACAGGCTGCTTCAGCATCCATGGATTGTCCAAAATGCAAATCCTTCGGGTGTTTACAGCGTCTGA
- the LOC135631080 gene encoding GDSL esterase/lipase At1g29670-like gives MAETPVWLLFMAFASLPLLPWCKGGDEAAVKGMFVFGSSLVDNGNNNFLRNSKTRADYSPYGIDFPWGPSGRFSNGRNPVDVLGQLLMLPSLIPPFADPKTKGRRIVHGVNYASGGSGILDHTGSLTGEVMNLSSQIGNFEDKTLPELKAQLGNGGSRRVVANRFLSQYLFVVGTGGNDYLLNYFAGDAKNSTTLSEFTHDLVSILSSQLKKLYDLGARKFVLFSIQAMGCVPVVRANVPTAKGGCVEAMNEAAILFNSHLRRLADASQRRRMPGSFVVYVNSYKIIRDIINNPIRSGFSETSDACCELSSAMEDGRGILCRRGGRACGDRDAHVFFDGLHPTDAVNMRIAVKAYGSNLKAEAYPMNVGHLARLSM, from the exons ATGGCGGAAACACCGGTATGGCTACTCTTCATGGCCTTCGCCTCCCTGCCGCTGCTTCCTTGGTGCAAAGGTGGCGACGAGGCGGCAGTGAAGGGGATGTTTGTGTTCGGGAGCTCGTTGGTGGACAACGGGAACAACAACTTCTTGAGGAACTCGAAAACGAGGGCAGATTACTCGCCCTACGGGATCGACTTCCCTTGGGGTCCCTCGGGGAGGTTCTCCAATGGCAGAAATCCCGTCGACGTCCTCGGCCAGCTTCTGATGCTTCCTTCGCTGATACCGCCCTTCGCCGACCCCAAGACGAAGGGGAGAAGGATTGTTCATGGCGTCAACTACGCTTCCGGTGGCTCCGGGATCCTCGACCACACCGGTTCTCTGACC GGTGAAGTAATGAACTTGAGCAGCCAAATAGGGAACTTCGAGGACAAAACACTGCCTGAGTTGAAAGCTCAGCTTGGTAACGGCGGAAGCCGACGCGTCGTCGCGAACCGCTTCCTCTCCCAGTATTTATTCGTGGTTGGAACAGGTGGAAATGACTACCTCCTCAATTACTTCGCCGGCGATGCCAAGAACAGCACCACCTTGTCCGAATTCACCCACGACCTGGTTTCCATCTTGTCAAGCCAGCTCAAG AAGCTCTACGATCTTGGGGCGAGGAAATTCGTGCTGTTCTCGATTCAAGCCATGGGCTGCGTTCCGGTGGTGAGGGCGAACGTGCCCACGGCCAAGGGAGGCTGCGTCGAGGCCATGAACGAGGCCGCCATCCTCTTCAACTCCCACCTGAGACGGCTAGCCGACGCCTCTCAGAGGAGACGTATGCCCGGCTCCTTCGTGGTGTACGTCAACTCGTACAAGATCATCAGAGACATCATCAACAACCCCATTCGAAGCG GTTTCTCGGAGACGAGCGATGCGTGCTGCGAGCTGTCGTCGGCCATGGAGGACGGGAGAGGGATACTGTGCCGAAGAGGAGGGCGTGCCTGCGGCGATCGCGACGCCCATGTCTTCTTTGACGGGCTTCACCCTACAGATGCTGTCAATATGAGGATAGCAGTTAAGGCTTATGGATCTAATCTGAAGGCCGAAGCTTACCCCATGAACGTAGGACATTTAGCGAGGTTATCTATGTAG
- the LOC103976436 gene encoding serine/threonine-protein kinase Aurora-2-like isoform X1 has product MPIAAEPQQAEKVIDGDLEFSRVPCKSPPKVSAAERRWKVDDFDIGKPLGRGKFGHVYLAREKRSNQIVALKVLFKSQLKQSQVEHQVRREVEIQSHLRHPNILRLYGYFYDEARVYLLLEYAEKGELYKELQKCTYFSERRTATYISSLARALIYLHGKHVIHRDIKPENILIGLQGELKIADFGWSVRTFNRRQTMCGTLDYLPPEMVESAEHDANVDIWSLGILCYEFLYGVPPFEAKEHSDTYIRIVNVDLKFPSIPIVSPGAKDLINQMLVKDSSQRLPLHRLLQHPWIVQNANPSGVYSV; this is encoded by the exons ATGCCGATCGCCGCCGAGCCACAGCAAGCAGAGAAGGTAATCGATGGGGATCTTGAGTTTTCCAGGGTTCCTTGCAAG TCTCCTCCGAAGGTTTCAGCCGCGGAGAGGCGATGGAAGGTTGATGATTTTGATATCGGCAAGCCTCTCGGAAGAGGAAAGTTTGGTCATGTCTACCTGGCCAGGGAAAAGAGG AGTAACCAAATTGTGGCATTGAAAGTGCTCTTCAAGAGCCAGCTCAAACAATCTCAAGTCGAGCATCAGGTGCGGCGTGAAGTGGAGATACAGAGTCACCTCCGGCACCCAAACATACTGCGCCTATACGGTTATTTCTATGATGAG GCTCGTGTTTACTTGCTATTAGAATATGCGGAAAAAGGTGAACTTTACAAGGAATTGCAGAAGTGCACATACTTCAGTGAAAGGCGCACCGCTACT TACATTTCATCTTTAGCGCGAGCTTTGATATACCTCCATGGGAAGCATGTGATACATAGAGATATCAAGCCAGAGAATATACTGATCGGGCTTCAG GGTGAGCTGAAAATTGCGGATTTTGGGTGGTCAGTTCGCACGTTCAACCGCAGGCAGACCATGTGTGGAACACTGGATTACCTTCCACCTGAAATGG TGGAAAGTGCAGAACATGATGCTAATGTGGATATTTGGAGCTTGGGCATATTATGCTACGAGTTCCTTTATGGGGTTCCCCCATTTGAAGCAAAGGAACATTCAGATACATACATAAG GATAGTAAATGTTGATCTCAAGTTTCCCTCGATACCAATTGTTTCTCCTGGTGCAAAGGACCTTATCAACCAG ATGCTTGTCAAAGATTCATCACAACGACTTCCACTTCACAGGCTGCTTCAGCATCCATGGATTGTCCAAAATGCAAATCCTTCGGGTGTTTACAGCGTCTGA